TATCTTCCTGCCACAACGAATCACGCCTGACCTATGCAATATGCTCAAGGGTTTTCATCCCCTCTGGATCAATATTCACGCTAACCACCCCAAAGAAATTACTCCAGAAGTAGAGGTTGGTTTGGCTCGTTTGGCTGATGCGGGTATTCCCTTGGGAAATCAAAGTGTTCTCTTAGCTGGGATTAACGACACGGTAGAAATTCAGAAGGCGCTTGTTCATCGTTTGGTTCAAAACCGTGTTCGACCATACTACCTTTACCAGTGTGATCTAGTTCAGGGTGCAGGTCACTTCCGAACTCCTGTTAGTGTTGGGGTTGAAATTGTTGAGGGATTGCGCGGTCACACTAGTGGCTATGCTGTGCCTACCTACGTCATTGACGCCCCAGGAGGCGGTGGTAAGGTTCCTGTGTCGCCCAACTACGTACTCAGCCATGGTCATCGGCATGTTGTTCTACGTAACTTTCAAGGCATGATTTCAACTTATATTGAACCAGAGTACTATGAGCGAACTACTGCTCCAAAATCCTTCAAAGTTAGTTCTCGGGTTGGGAGAGCGACAAAATAGAGGCAAAATAGTACTCTACGTAGAGTTTCATAACAATTTATCCCAATCCATTTACATGACTGGGATTACCCTGTTTGTCAAGTAAGTCTGAACCAAAGTTGAGTGTGATTACCCTGCTGATTATTCTTTTATTTGACTATAACTTGAATGACTTAGTCTAGTTTCCTAGATTGGTCAAAGATGTACCAGTGATGTGACAAATTCGCCATTCATCGAGAATAGAGGCTCCGAGGCTTTTATAGAAGGCGATCGCAGATGAGTTCCAATCTAATACACTCAATTCTAAGCGACCACAGTCTCGTGAAATTGCTAATTTAGCCAAGTAGCGAATCAGAGCTTTAGCAATACCTTGACGTCGATATTCTGGGAGTACAAACAAATCTCCCAGATACATCACTGGTTTTATCATAAACGTAGAATAGTTGTAGAAAAATAAGGCAAATCCAACAGCCTTGTCATCCCGTTGTGCTAGAATGGCCTCAGCATAGATACGGGGACCAAACAAGTGTTCTTTGAGATCTTCGATATTTCCAGTGACAGTATGAGATGCTTTTTGAGATTCAACCAGCGCTTGAATTAGGTTGAACAAAACTTCTACATCAGCTAGACAGGCTGGGCGGATCGTTACTTCAGACATATAGAAATTTGACTTATATATAATCTAGCTGTTAATCCCTATCTCCATTCCTATGTTATCAAAATACGACTCACGAATGTGCTTACCCTCTGGGTCGGATTTGCCTGTTCTGAGGATGCTCCTGTGGATAACGAACTACAAGAGTTAATTCCCGGTCTCCTCAAGGCTCTATGACTTCCTTCCAGGTTTTGTGGATAAAACTCGGGCAAACCCTTAAACTGTTCACCTGTTACCCATCAGTTACCCATCAGTTACCCATCAGTTACCCATCAGTTACCTATCCGTTACCCATCCGTTGCCCCTATTTCCTTCTGAGAACTCTTCAAGCTTGCTCGATTTACGAAATCCAGGGTGTTACAAGTGTAGTGTTAAGTAGATCTCCTCACTTAGACCCCTGGACAAATGACTATATTTTTCGATGCCTTTATCTCCTACGGACGTGCTGACAGCAAAGCCTTTGCTACTAAACTTGAAGCTAGACTAACACAATTGGGCTTAACGGTCTGGTTTGACCAGAAGGACATTCCGCCTGCTGTAGATTGGCAGCATCAGATTGATAATGGCATTGAGAGAACTCATAACTTCATTTTTATCATTTCCCCCCATTCCGTTAATTCAAAATACTGCCTCAAAGAAATTGAACTGGCTATTAAATACAATAAACGCATTATTCCTTTAGTGCATGTTAAATCCCCTCGGGATAAAATTACTACGATTATCCGTAAACTGAACTGGATCTATTTCCAAGAGAAAATCAACGATTTTGAAGCGTCCTTTAAACAATTAATGAATTCCATCCGTAAGCATGCTGATTATGTAGAACAGCATACTCGGTTTTTAGTTAAAGCTCTGGAGTGGGACAGAAATCAACAACAAACTAACCACCTGTTAATCCAGTCAGAACGGATTCAAGCTGAATCTTGGTTAAAGGTACGGTTTAAAAAAGAGCAGGCTCCTTGTGTGCCAACGGATTTACATTGTGAGTTTATTTGTGAAAGCACCAAGAATGCCAATAATTTAATGACCCAAGTGTTTATCTCTTATTCTGATAAAGATAAAGATATCAAGGATAAACTTAGCAAAACCCTGATGCGTGAAGGAATCACAATCTGGAAACCTGAAACTGATATTAAAACCGGTATAGACTTCCAAGCGGCAATCAACCAAGGAATCGAAGAAGCTGATAATCTCATTTACTTAATTTCACCCAATTCGATTCAATCAAAATACTGTAATCAAGAGCTTGAACATGCCTTTGTTCACAATAAACGGATTATATTACTACTGATTGAAGACACGGATATCGACCAAATACCACCAAAAATTCGCTCGTTACAATTCCTAAATTTTACTAAGTATAATAATGAAGCAAACTATCGCTTCATGGCTGCTCAATTATTAAAAGAATTAAATCAAGATGCTCTCTATTACGAAGAGCATAAGCTTTTGTTAGTCAAAGCGCTAAAATGGCTGAGCCAAAACCGCAATTCTAGCATTTTATTGCGGGGTCACAATTTAAACTATTACGAAAACTGGCTGAAAGTAAATCGGCAACGCCTGGAACATCCACCCCTAGGATTACATGAAGAATTTCTTGCGGCTAGCAGGAATCAACAGCATGAATCTTATCTAGACGTTTTTATTTCTTATTCCCGTACTGATTCAGATTTGGCTAGAAAGTTAAATGAGGCATTACAGTTACAGGGTAAAACGACTTGGTTTGACCAAGAAAGTATTCCTCCGGGCAGTGATTTTCAGCAGGAAATATATCGGGGAATTGAACAGTCTGATAATTTCTTATTTATTATTTCCCCTGCTTCGGTAAATTCACCCTACTGTGCTGGGGAGGTAGAGTATGCTCAGACATTAAATAAACGGTTTGTGACTGTGCTTTCTACACAGGTACCAGCAACAGTGCTACATCCTGGATTAGCTAGCATCCAGTGGATTGATTTCAATAGGCATCGAGGAGATTTTTATCCCAATTTCAGTGAATTGGTCAGAACCCTTGATACTGACCGAGAGCATGTGCGCAGTCACACCAAATGGTTGCAACGAGCTAGGGAATGGGAGCAGTCTAACCAAGATACGGATTTGCTGTTGCGTGGCAGTGAATTTTCTATTGCCCAACAATGGTTGCTTAATGCCGAGACCAATGATAAACAGCCGACTGCAACACTTTTACACAAGGAATATATTGCTAAAAGTGGGGATGCCATATCGATTTTGAGAAAACAGGAAAAGCGTCGATTAGTCATCTTACGGTTGTCCCTTACTTTGATGAGTGCAGCATTTGCAGCAGCTGTTGGCTTTGGCTTGGTTGCTTTGATGCAATGGAAACGAGCAGAAATGGTAAGCGTTGGTCACATTAATGCTCTGAGTCGATATTCACTGGCTCTGAGAGAATCACATCAAGAATTTGATGCCCTGATCGAAGCAATCAGGGCTGCACGGCAACTGCAAAAACAGAGACGCAGTGTAAAACCTGAAACTGAGGCTCTGGTTAGGACAGCATTGCACGGAGCAGTGTCTTGGGTCAGAGAATACAACCGTTTGGTAGGCCATAACAGTTGGGTTACCAGTGTTAGTTTTAGCCCTGACGGTAATCTGATTGCTTCTGCTAGTAAAGACCATACTGTCAAACTTTGGAGCCGCAAGGGTAAGCCACTCCAAACCTTGAAGGGACATGAGGCTACGGTTTGGAATGTTAGTTTCAGCCCAGATGGCAAGACTATTGCTACAGCTAGTCAGGATAAGACGGTCAAACTGTGGAGCTTAGACGGGAAAAACCTCCAAACCTTTAAAGGACATCAGCGTGGAGTGCGGAGCGTGAGTTTTAGTCCGGACGGCAGGATGCTGGCTACGGCTAGTAATGATAATACTGTCAAGCTGTGGACCCTCAATGGCAAGCAACTCCAAACGTTTGAGGGTATTGTGGCTGGATATCGCAGCATCAGCTTTAGTCCGGATGGCAAAATTCTGGCTTCTGCTGGAAGTAACAATACTATCAAACTCTGGCACCTGGATGGGACAAGTATGGTAAGGTTCAAGGGGCATGAGGCTGAGGTTAATAGCATCAGTTTCTCACCCCAAGGCAAGATGATTGCTTCTGCTAGTCGGGATAAAACTGTTAAACTCTGGAGCCTTGATGGTCGGGAACTAAAGACTTTTCCAAAGAAATTCCCTGGAGTCAGAAGCGTCAGGTTCAGCCCGGATGGCAAAACCCTCGCCTCTGCTAGTCGGGATAAAACCGTTAAACTCTGGAGCCTTGATGGCTCGGAACTCCAAACCTTCCGAGGGCATCAGGCTGGAGCTTATGACCTTAGCTTTAGCCCAGATGGCAAGACCCTGGCTAGTGCTAGTGAAGATAAAACCATTAAACTCTGGCGCTTAGATGCGAAAACACCTCGCACCTTCAAGGGTCATAGGAGTAATGTCTGGAGTGTGAGTTTCAGCCCAGATGGCAAAACCTTGGCTAGTGCTAGTGAAGATAAAACTGCTAAGCTATGGCATTTAGATTATACCTGTGCCAAGGAAGGATTAGGGGAGAGAAGCTCTAGTCAAACTATCAATTTTATGGATTTTTGTTTGACCCCAAACCTTCTAGAAAACCACAGGGATGCAGTGTTTAGTGTTAGTTTCAGCCCGGATGGTAAAACTATTGCTACGGGTAGCCGGGATAGTACGGTTAGACTTTGGAGTAAGGATGGTAAAAAAATCCAAACACTCCAGGGGCATCAGGCTGAAGTCTTTAGCGTTAGTTTCAGCCCTGACAGTCAGACTATTGTATCTGGCAGTTGGGATAAAGCTGTCAAGCTTTGGACTTTTAAAGGAAGAGAACGCCAAAGGTTGAAAAAGCTTAGGGCTGCGGTTAGAAGTGTTAATTTTAGTCCCGATGGTCTGATGATTGCTGTTGGTAGTGATGATAATACTATTAAGCTTTGGAGTCGGGGAAACTTATGTAATGGTGAATTAAAATCAGCAAAATTAAAAGCAGCAAACTTAAAACCAGCAGTTGGATCAGACCATAACACAAATTTTTTGCCTTTTTGCTTAACTCCTACCATCCTCAAAGGTCATGATGATGTGATCTGGAGTGTCAGTTTTAGTCCGGACAGTCAGATGCTTGTC
The Moorena sp. SIOASIH genome window above contains:
- a CDS encoding GNAT family N-acetyltransferase gives rise to the protein MSEVTIRPACLADVEVLFNLIQALVESQKASHTVTGNIEDLKEHLFGPRIYAEAILAQRDDKAVGFALFFYNYSTFMIKPVMYLGDLFVLPEYRRQGIAKALIRYLAKLAISRDCGRLELSVLDWNSSAIAFYKSLGASILDEWRICHITGTSLTNLGN
- a CDS encoding TIR domain-containing protein, with protein sequence MTIFFDAFISYGRADSKAFATKLEARLTQLGLTVWFDQKDIPPAVDWQHQIDNGIERTHNFIFIISPHSVNSKYCLKEIELAIKYNKRIIPLVHVKSPRDKITTIIRKLNWIYFQEKINDFEASFKQLMNSIRKHADYVEQHTRFLVKALEWDRNQQQTNHLLIQSERIQAESWLKVRFKKEQAPCVPTDLHCEFICESTKNANNLMTQVFISYSDKDKDIKDKLSKTLMREGITIWKPETDIKTGIDFQAAINQGIEEADNLIYLISPNSIQSKYCNQELEHAFVHNKRIILLLIEDTDIDQIPPKIRSLQFLNFTKYNNEANYRFMAAQLLKELNQDALYYEEHKLLLVKALKWLSQNRNSSILLRGHNLNYYENWLKVNRQRLEHPPLGLHEEFLAASRNQQHESYLDVFISYSRTDSDLARKLNEALQLQGKTTWFDQESIPPGSDFQQEIYRGIEQSDNFLFIISPASVNSPYCAGEVEYAQTLNKRFVTVLSTQVPATVLHPGLASIQWIDFNRHRGDFYPNFSELVRTLDTDREHVRSHTKWLQRAREWEQSNQDTDLLLRGSEFSIAQQWLLNAETNDKQPTATLLHKEYIAKSGDAISILRKQEKRRLVILRLSLTLMSAAFAAAVGFGLVALMQWKRAEMVSVGHINALSRYSLALRESHQEFDALIEAIRAARQLQKQRRSVKPETEALVRTALHGAVSWVREYNRLVGHNSWVTSVSFSPDGNLIASASKDHTVKLWSRKGKPLQTLKGHEATVWNVSFSPDGKTIATASQDKTVKLWSLDGKNLQTFKGHQRGVRSVSFSPDGRMLATASNDNTVKLWTLNGKQLQTFEGIVAGYRSISFSPDGKILASAGSNNTIKLWHLDGTSMVRFKGHEAEVNSISFSPQGKMIASASRDKTVKLWSLDGRELKTFPKKFPGVRSVRFSPDGKTLASASRDKTVKLWSLDGSELQTFRGHQAGAYDLSFSPDGKTLASASEDKTIKLWRLDAKTPRTFKGHRSNVWSVSFSPDGKTLASASEDKTAKLWHLDYTCAKEGLGERSSSQTINFMDFCLTPNLLENHRDAVFSVSFSPDGKTIATGSRDSTVRLWSKDGKKIQTLQGHQAEVFSVSFSPDSQTIVSGSWDKAVKLWTFKGRERQRLKKLRAAVRSVNFSPDGLMIAVGSDDNTIKLWSRGNLCNGELKSAKLKAANLKPAVGSDHNTNFLPFCLTPTILKGHDDVIWSVSFSPDSQMLVSGSEDETVKLWSRNGKEIRTLKGHEGKVFSVSFSPDGKMIASASGDKTVKLWNLKGQEIETLMGHNDGVFSLSFSPDGKILASSDYSGNVIMWDMDISLDFNDLLGRACDWVGDYLKHNSAIDESDRTLCDGIKPKSK